The Nitrosomonas communis genome has a segment encoding these proteins:
- the tmk gene encoding dTMP kinase: MQRGKFITLEGLDGAGKSTHLAWLENFLEDKGIDVVTTREPGGTLLGEQLRTLLLDPGQHMHAETEALLMFAVRREHLDKVILPSLHRGEWVISDRFTDASFAYQGGGRGVPFDKLHILEQWVQGVFQPDLTLYFDVPIEMARQRVQSAKITDRFEREQDEFFLQVRATYLQRAQQFTERICLVDSSQPLHEVTIALEAIIQQALFE, from the coding sequence ATGCAGCGGGGGAAATTCATTACTTTAGAAGGCCTTGATGGCGCAGGCAAGAGCACTCATTTGGCCTGGCTGGAAAATTTTTTAGAAGATAAAGGAATTGATGTCGTAACAACACGTGAGCCAGGTGGCACCTTACTGGGTGAGCAATTGCGCACCTTGCTGCTCGATCCTGGTCAGCACATGCATGCGGAAACGGAAGCATTGCTGATGTTTGCAGTACGGCGGGAGCATCTGGATAAAGTTATTCTGCCGTCACTCCATAGAGGGGAGTGGGTCATTTCGGATCGCTTCACTGATGCGAGTTTTGCTTATCAGGGAGGGGGCAGAGGAGTGCCATTCGATAAGTTGCACATACTGGAGCAGTGGGTACAGGGCGTGTTCCAGCCTGATCTTACATTATATTTCGATGTACCGATAGAAATGGCTAGACAGCGTGTGCAATCGGCCAAAATAACTGATCGGTTCGAGAGAGAACAGGATGAATTTTTTCTCCAGGTACGCGCAACTTATCTACAGCGAGCGCAGCAATTTACCGAAAGAATTTGCTTGGTCGATTCAAGCCAACCGCTGCATGAGGTGACAATCGCCTTGGAAGCTATCATCCAGCAAGCATTATTTGAGTGA
- the ampD gene encoding 1,6-anhydro-N-acetylmuramyl-L-alanine amidase AmpD has translation MQINPAGYLENVRFISSPNCDERPTECAISLLVIHNISLPPDEFGGNGVIELFTNQLDPQAHPYFESLRHLRVSSHFFIRRDGEIIQFVPCIQRAWHAGVSCWQGKERCNDFSIGVELEGSDALPFEPVQYDQLIALTVSLLKAYPIIDIAGHADIAPTRKTDPGPYFDWGHYRQGCSSDDIHQHVQVGR, from the coding sequence ATGCAAATCAATCCTGCCGGTTATCTCGAGAACGTGCGTTTCATTTCTTCACCGAACTGTGATGAACGCCCAACTGAATGTGCTATCAGTTTATTGGTAATTCATAACATCAGCCTGCCACCGGATGAATTTGGCGGAAATGGTGTAATCGAGTTATTTACTAACCAGCTTGATCCGCAAGCGCATCCTTATTTTGAATCATTGCGTCATCTCAGGGTCTCCAGCCACTTTTTCATTCGCCGCGATGGGGAAATCATCCAGTTTGTTCCGTGCATACAGCGCGCCTGGCATGCGGGGGTGTCCTGTTGGCAAGGCAAGGAGCGTTGTAATGACTTCTCCATCGGGGTTGAATTGGAAGGAAGCGATGCTCTACCCTTTGAACCTGTTCAGTACGATCAGCTCATTGCGCTCACGGTCTCTTTGCTCAAGGCCTACCCCATTATCGATATTGCAGGGCATGCCGATATTGCCCCCACGCGTAAAACCGACCCAGGTCCTTATTTTGATTGGGGGCATTATCGCCAGGGATGTTCTAGCGATGATATTCACCAGCACGTTCAGGTTGGTAGGTGA
- the rnk gene encoding nucleoside diphosphate kinase regulator, whose amino-acid sequence MKTRPKIIISTLDAERLERLIDSLPSNAFPGKDELEAELMRAEVVDPMDVPPTVVTMNSTVRFKVESSSEEFELTLVYPRDIDASGSKISILAPVGSALLGLSQGDEIEWPKPGGGVLRVRIVEVTYQPERAGEYHR is encoded by the coding sequence ATGAAAACCAGACCAAAAATTATTATTTCAACGCTTGATGCGGAGAGATTGGAGAGGCTTATTGATTCATTACCCAGCAATGCTTTCCCGGGTAAGGATGAACTAGAGGCTGAATTGATGCGAGCGGAAGTCGTTGATCCGATGGATGTGCCACCTACTGTGGTGACTATGAATTCTACAGTAAGGTTTAAAGTTGAATCTTCGTCTGAAGAATTTGAATTAACACTGGTCTATCCTAGAGACATTGACGCCAGCGGTAGCAAGATTTCAATTCTTGCGCCGGTCGGCAGTGCGCTGCTGGGTCTTTCTCAAGGAGATGAAATCGAATGGCCAAAACCTGGCGGTGGCGTATTGCGCGTTCGTATCGTAGAAGTCACCTACCAACCTGAACGTGCTGGTGAATATCATCGCTAG
- a CDS encoding D-hexose-6-phosphate mutarotase, translating into MGIAQLNRDHGIAGQVEFFEGQGGFPFIRVKNAKASALISVYAGQVLSFQPAGKTDDLMFLSQKAYYQAGKAIKGGVPICWPWFGPDPEGKGRAAHGFVRNRMWDVIETSVTANGDNQVVLGLADTPETQAIWPHAFILRLEIIIGETLNLALVTRNTGDQAISITQAFHTYFSVGDIHQVRVSGLEGRQYLDKADGGQQKMQSGAVTISSEVDRIYLDVLDDIIVHDPAMKRRIHIASQGSQTAVVWNPWARISAEMADLQDDDYLRMLCVETTNAATDIITIQPGSEFRLIANYRIEHM; encoded by the coding sequence ATGGGTATTGCACAATTAAATAGAGATCATGGCATTGCTGGGCAGGTTGAATTTTTTGAAGGACAGGGTGGTTTTCCATTTATTCGAGTAAAAAACGCTAAGGCCAGTGCACTGATTTCAGTCTACGCCGGTCAGGTGCTTTCTTTTCAGCCGGCTGGTAAAACAGATGATTTGATGTTTCTCAGCCAGAAGGCTTATTATCAGGCAGGAAAAGCAATTAAAGGGGGCGTACCGATTTGCTGGCCTTGGTTTGGCCCTGATCCAGAAGGAAAAGGCCGCGCGGCGCATGGTTTTGTGCGTAACCGCATGTGGGATGTGATTGAAACGAGTGTGACGGCTAATGGTGATAATCAAGTGGTATTAGGATTGGCAGATACACCGGAGACGCAGGCTATCTGGCCACATGCCTTTATTTTGAGACTGGAAATTATAATCGGAGAAACGCTTAATCTAGCACTAGTGACACGCAACACTGGAGATCAGGCAATCTCCATTACGCAAGCCTTCCACACCTATTTCAGTGTGGGTGATATTCATCAAGTCCGTGTTTCAGGGTTGGAGGGCAGGCAGTACCTCGACAAGGCCGATGGGGGACAGCAAAAAATGCAATCAGGTGCTGTGACCATCAGCTCGGAAGTGGATCGCATTTACCTGGATGTCTTAGACGATATCATCGTGCATGATCCTGCTATGAAGCGTCGGATTCATATCGCGTCTCAAGGCAGTCAAACGGCTGTGGTGTGGAACCCATGGGCCAGAATTTCGGCAGAGATGGCTGATTTGCAAGATGACGATTATCTGCGCATGTTGTGCGTGGAAACGACCAATGCCGCCACGGATATCATTACAATACAACCAGGCAGTGAATTTAGACTGATTGCCAATTATCGTATTGAACATATGTGA